From a region of the Pectobacterium aquaticum genome:
- a CDS encoding deaminated glutathione amidase, giving the protein MKVALGQFAVDSEWQQNATTITEFMLSAQQNGTDLLVLPEGVLARDITNPNMVLTAAQPLDGPFISHLLEASKGSDLTTMLCVHIPNGEGKVWNTLLALRNGEIVAQYRKLHLYDAFSVQESENVLAGEDVPPLLTIAGLNVGLMTCYDIRFPELARRLVLDGADVLVLPSAWIKGPLKEAHWELLVRARALENTTYLVAVGECGVKNIGNSMVVDPLGVVVAQAPETPALIYANIDPERLAYARQILPVLENRRFSTPTLEEEN; this is encoded by the coding sequence ATGAAAGTCGCACTGGGACAATTCGCTGTTGACAGCGAGTGGCAGCAAAACGCCACGACCATTACTGAGTTTATGTTGTCAGCACAGCAAAACGGTACCGACCTGCTGGTGCTGCCCGAAGGCGTGCTGGCTCGCGATATTACCAATCCCAATATGGTGCTCACCGCTGCCCAGCCGCTTGATGGCCCGTTTATCTCGCATCTGCTGGAAGCCAGCAAAGGCAGCGACCTGACAACCATGTTGTGTGTGCATATCCCGAATGGCGAAGGGAAAGTCTGGAACACGCTGCTGGCGCTGCGCAACGGCGAGATCGTCGCGCAATACCGGAAGCTGCATCTGTACGATGCGTTTTCCGTACAGGAATCGGAAAACGTACTGGCAGGCGAAGACGTTCCGCCGCTGTTGACTATAGCTGGGTTGAACGTCGGGCTGATGACCTGCTATGACATCCGCTTCCCTGAGCTTGCACGCCGTCTGGTGCTGGACGGCGCTGACGTACTCGTTCTCCCCTCCGCCTGGATTAAGGGGCCGCTGAAAGAAGCGCATTGGGAGTTGCTGGTGCGCGCTAGGGCACTGGAAAATACCACTTATCTCGTCGCCGTTGGCGAATGCGGCGTCAAGAATATCGGTAACAGCATGGTGGTCGATCCTTTAGGCGTTGTTGTCGCTCAGGCACCGGAAACACCCGCACTCATCTATGCCAACATTGATCCTGAAAGACTGGCGTATGCCCGTCAGATTCTCCCGGTTCTCGAGAATCGCCGCTTTAGCACACCCACGCTGGAAGAGGAAAACTGA
- the cybB gene encoding cytochrome b561, translated as MKGKFAPSQIALHWLVFLLLVVTYATIELRGFAERGSLLRTVMMVTHFSCGVAILVLMLARLFLRHRHTSPAITPPPSRWQSALGSLTHAVIYLLFITLPMLGVASRYYSGRDWMLFGIGMPTATTPNFDLAETLIGWHETLAPLGYWLIALHTAAALFHHYVMKDNTLLRMMPAKRD; from the coding sequence ATGAAAGGAAAGTTCGCACCATCGCAAATTGCATTGCACTGGCTAGTTTTTCTGTTGCTCGTTGTGACTTATGCCACCATCGAACTACGCGGATTTGCTGAACGCGGTTCGCTGCTGCGCACCGTGATGATGGTGACGCACTTTAGCTGCGGCGTAGCCATATTGGTTCTTATGCTGGCTCGCTTATTTTTACGCCATCGGCATACCTCACCCGCGATTACGCCACCGCCGTCCCGCTGGCAAAGTGCGCTGGGTTCACTCACTCACGCCGTCATTTACCTGCTATTTATCACACTACCGATGCTGGGCGTTGCCTCACGCTATTACAGCGGTCGGGACTGGATGCTTTTTGGGATCGGCATGCCAACCGCCACGACACCAAATTTCGATCTCGCTGAAACGCTGATTGGCTGGCATGAAACGCTGGCACCGCTAGGCTACTGGCTCATTGCCCTGCATACCGCCGCGGCCCTGTTCCACCACTATGTGATGAAAGACAACACGCTGCTGCGCATGATGCCAGCCAAGCGCGATTAA
- a CDS encoding glycoside hydrolase 43 family protein gives MSTAHSPWNPDLGNGRYKNPILCADYSDPDIVRVGDDFYMVSSSFNHMPALPILHSQDLVNWTLINHVLSRFDLPGYEQFQPGKGIWAPSIRYHSGKFWVFFSTPDEGIFMSQTDDPRGEWSAPHCLKQAKGWIDPCPFWDDDGTAWLIHAFAFSRSGKKHLLQLCRMAEDGRSLLDEGRIVVDGRATQPTIEGPKMYKRHGWYYIFAPAGGVPTGWQTVLRTRSLNEPWQSRIVLHQGTTSVNGPHQGGWVELDNGESWFVHFQDRHAYGRVVHLQPMCWQDDWPLIGEQHNSQGLGQPVQEAAKPRVNTPVVIQSPSTSDDFSSATLGRQWQWQANPDSRWLTLTQPGLQLFCQPMPTRAGEPSWYDVPNLLMQKFPAEEFEVTVHLTPVFEQIGDRCGLIIYGERFDFLGVEKSAKGLELVTGFGWMSDAQQLDQYQEPLMVLPRQQSLILRVTVRQNAICQFAWLGDDGEYCRLNDSFAAGPGKWVGAKVGLYALTTASGNGESHAQVKDVKITAIDR, from the coding sequence ATGAGCACAGCACATTCTCCCTGGAACCCAGATTTGGGTAACGGACGTTATAAAAATCCGATTTTATGCGCCGATTATTCCGATCCTGACATCGTGCGAGTCGGCGACGACTTTTACATGGTGTCGTCCAGCTTTAACCACATGCCAGCGTTACCAATCCTGCATTCTCAGGATCTGGTGAACTGGACGCTAATCAACCACGTATTGAGCCGATTCGATCTGCCAGGATATGAACAATTTCAGCCGGGTAAAGGCATCTGGGCACCCAGTATTCGCTATCATTCGGGAAAATTCTGGGTGTTCTTCAGTACGCCTGATGAAGGGATCTTTATGTCACAGACTGACGATCCCAGAGGCGAATGGAGTGCACCGCATTGCCTGAAGCAGGCTAAAGGCTGGATCGATCCCTGCCCGTTCTGGGATGACGATGGCACAGCCTGGTTAATACACGCTTTTGCCTTCAGCCGCAGTGGTAAGAAACACCTGCTGCAACTGTGCAGAATGGCAGAAGATGGCCGATCCTTACTTGATGAAGGCAGAATCGTTGTCGATGGCCGAGCGACGCAGCCAACCATCGAAGGGCCGAAGATGTATAAGCGCCATGGCTGGTATTACATTTTTGCACCAGCGGGTGGCGTTCCTACCGGCTGGCAAACCGTACTACGCACGCGTTCACTGAATGAGCCATGGCAAAGCAGAATCGTCCTGCATCAGGGGACTACATCGGTTAATGGCCCACATCAGGGCGGGTGGGTCGAGTTAGATAACGGTGAAAGCTGGTTCGTACATTTTCAGGATCGTCATGCTTATGGCCGCGTCGTCCATCTACAGCCAATGTGCTGGCAGGATGACTGGCCGCTGATCGGCGAACAACATAATTCGCAGGGGCTGGGGCAACCGGTGCAGGAAGCAGCTAAACCTCGTGTTAATACTCCTGTTGTCATACAGTCCCCCTCAACCTCCGACGATTTCTCATCGGCCACGCTGGGGCGGCAATGGCAGTGGCAAGCTAACCCAGACTCACGCTGGCTAACGCTCACTCAGCCGGGGCTCCAGCTATTCTGCCAGCCCATGCCTACTCGCGCGGGCGAACCGTCATGGTATGACGTACCTAATTTGCTGATGCAAAAATTTCCGGCAGAGGAATTCGAGGTGACCGTACACCTGACGCCGGTTTTTGAGCAGATAGGCGATCGATGCGGCCTGATTATTTATGGCGAGCGCTTCGATTTCCTCGGCGTTGAGAAAAGCGCGAAAGGTCTTGAATTAGTAACCGGATTCGGCTGGATGAGTGATGCACAGCAGTTGGATCAATATCAGGAACCTCTGATGGTGTTGCCCAGACAGCAGAGTCTCATCCTACGCGTCACCGTGCGGCAGAATGCCATTTGCCAGTTCGCCTGGCTGGGCGACGACGGAGAATATTGTAGGCTTAACGATAGCTTCGCAGCAGGCCCTGGCAAGTGGGTCGGCGCTAAAGTGGGGTTGTACGCGCTGACAACAGCATCAGGAAATGGCGAGAGTCACGCTCAGGTTAAAGACGTGAAAATCACCGCTATCGATCGGTAG
- a CDS encoding glycoside-pentoside-hexuronide (GPH):cation symporter, with protein sequence MTNNNKLSVAEKIGFGMGDAACGIVYSSVTMFLTYFYTDIYGISAAAVGVMFLVTRVLDAIVDPLIGLIADRTKTRWGHFRPWLVWFAVPYAVIAVLAYTTPELNGTGKLVYAYITYTLLMLFYTFINIPYCSLGGVITSDEKDRISAQSYRFTISSMAGLLVSVGTLWLVDWIGGTNKQLGYQGTMMIMGSLAVVMLFFCFFTTNERINPAVDKNQNVWDDVRNLLSNDQWRIVAIITFFSSMAGVMRGAATLYYATYLMVGPEQDSAAGTAMKSAFITTSVVGTIIGAMMAGYFGKRFSSISLFKNINLLLVFVGAILFMVPPQWLAVVFPLYFLIGFFHQMYQPFKWNMMANAADYGEWKTGRRITGLSFSGNLFALKLGMAIAGAIVGFSLGWFGYVAGSPTQTPLATAGIIGLLSIGPSLSYLVLYWLVRFYKLDDKTMATIQADLAKRHSTADRTAESELPVDQGLTPKGAA encoded by the coding sequence ATGACCAACAATAATAAGCTGAGCGTTGCGGAGAAAATCGGCTTTGGCATGGGCGATGCCGCCTGTGGCATCGTCTATTCTTCCGTAACCATGTTTCTTACCTACTTTTATACGGATATCTATGGCATCTCCGCAGCCGCAGTGGGGGTGATGTTTCTGGTTACTCGCGTGCTGGACGCCATCGTCGACCCACTGATTGGCCTGATTGCAGACCGGACCAAAACCCGCTGGGGACATTTTCGCCCGTGGCTGGTCTGGTTTGCCGTTCCCTACGCCGTGATTGCCGTGTTGGCCTACACCACACCAGAGCTAAATGGCACCGGAAAACTGGTTTATGCCTACATCACTTACACGTTGCTGATGCTGTTCTATACCTTTATCAACATTCCCTACTGCTCACTCGGCGGAGTGATCACCAGTGATGAAAAGGACAGAATTTCCGCGCAATCCTACCGTTTTACCATCTCCTCAATGGCCGGGTTATTGGTGTCGGTCGGCACGCTGTGGCTGGTTGACTGGATTGGCGGCACGAACAAGCAATTGGGCTATCAGGGCACGATGATGATCATGGGCAGCCTAGCTGTCGTGATGCTGTTTTTCTGTTTTTTCACTACAAACGAACGCATCAATCCTGCGGTAGATAAAAATCAGAACGTCTGGGACGATGTCAGAAATCTGCTAAGCAACGATCAGTGGCGCATCGTAGCCATCATTACTTTCTTTTCCAGCATGGCTGGCGTCATGCGCGGTGCGGCAACGCTTTATTATGCAACCTACCTGATGGTGGGGCCGGAGCAAGACAGTGCCGCCGGAACGGCAATGAAATCCGCATTTATTACTACCAGCGTTGTCGGCACCATTATTGGTGCAATGATGGCGGGTTACTTTGGCAAGAGATTCAGCAGCATAAGTCTTTTTAAAAACATCAACCTGCTGCTGGTGTTTGTCGGCGCCATCCTGTTTATGGTGCCGCCACAGTGGCTGGCTGTTGTTTTCCCGCTCTACTTTTTGATCGGTTTTTTCCACCAGATGTACCAACCTTTCAAATGGAACATGATGGCAAATGCCGCCGATTACGGTGAGTGGAAAACAGGCCGCCGGATTACCGGCCTGTCATTCTCTGGCAACCTGTTTGCGCTGAAGCTGGGTATGGCAATTGCGGGAGCTATCGTCGGCTTTTCACTCGGCTGGTTCGGCTATGTCGCGGGTTCACCGACACAAACGCCACTTGCCACCGCTGGTATTATCGGCCTGCTGAGCATCGGCCCCTCACTTTCCTACCTGGTACTTTATTGGCTGGTACGTTTTTACAAACTGGACGATAAGACGATGGCAACCATTCAGGCCGATCTGGCGAAACGTCACAGCACGGCTGACCGCACAGCAGAAAGTGAACTTCCTGTCGATCAAGGTCTGACGCCAAAAGGTGCAGCCTGA
- the hemW gene encoding radical SAM family heme chaperone HemW, with protein MLKLPPLSLYIHIPWCVQKCPYCDFNSHALKGDVPHQEYVDHLLADLDADLPLASGRELHSIFIGGGTPSLLSAEAMQALLDGVRARIPLTPDAEITMEANPGTVEADRFSGYQRAGINRISIGVQSFDPQKLTRLGRIHGPDEARRAAHLATGLGLRSFNLDLMHGLPDQSLDEALDDLRQAIALNPPHLSWYQLTIEPNTLFSSRPPTLPDDDALWDIYEQGHALLSAAGYQQYETSAYAKPGYQCQHNLNYWRFGDYLGIGCGAHGKLTFSDGRILRTVKVRHPRGYMQGTYLDKQHDVANDDRPFEFFMNRFRLLEAAPREDFTAYTGLDEHSIRSQLDQALAQGYLTETATYWQITEHGKLFLNSLLELFLAEE; from the coding sequence ATGCTTAAGCTTCCCCCGCTCAGCCTGTACATTCATATTCCGTGGTGCGTACAGAAATGCCCGTATTGCGACTTCAATTCTCACGCGCTGAAAGGCGACGTGCCGCATCAGGAATATGTCGATCATCTGCTGGCGGATCTGGATGCTGATTTGCCGCTAGCGAGCGGCCGTGAACTGCACTCGATCTTTATCGGTGGCGGCACGCCCAGCCTGCTGAGCGCGGAAGCGATGCAGGCGCTGCTCGACGGCGTTCGGGCAAGAATTCCGTTAACGCCGGATGCCGAAATTACGATGGAAGCCAATCCCGGTACGGTTGAAGCCGACCGTTTCAGCGGCTATCAGCGCGCGGGCATTAACCGTATCTCCATCGGCGTTCAGAGTTTCGATCCACAGAAGCTGACGCGCTTAGGGCGTATTCACGGCCCAGACGAGGCCAGACGCGCCGCGCACCTGGCGACCGGTCTGGGATTACGCAGCTTTAACCTGGATCTGATGCACGGCTTGCCGGATCAATCGCTGGATGAAGCGCTGGACGACCTGCGTCAGGCCATTGCGCTCAACCCGCCGCATTTATCGTGGTATCAGTTGACTATCGAACCCAATACGCTGTTTAGCTCGCGCCCGCCTACGCTGCCGGACGACGACGCGCTGTGGGACATCTACGAACAAGGCCACGCGTTACTGAGTGCCGCGGGCTACCAGCAGTATGAAACCTCCGCCTATGCCAAACCGGGCTACCAGTGTCAGCACAACCTGAACTACTGGCGCTTCGGTGACTATTTGGGGATTGGCTGTGGAGCACACGGCAAGCTGACCTTCAGCGACGGCCGCATTCTGCGCACGGTAAAAGTCCGCCATCCTCGTGGCTATATGCAGGGCACGTATCTGGATAAACAACACGATGTTGCTAACGACGATCGGCCTTTTGAGTTTTTCATGAACCGCTTTCGCCTGCTGGAAGCCGCTCCGCGCGAGGATTTCACGGCGTACACCGGTCTGGACGAGCACAGCATCCGCTCACAGCTGGATCAGGCGCTGGCGCAAGGCTACCTGACAGAAACCGCCACGTACTGGCAAATCACCGAGCACGGCAAACTGTTTCTGAATTCTCTGCTGGAGCTGTTTCTGGCGGAAGAATAA
- a CDS encoding XTP/dITP diphosphatase — MQKVVLATGNPGKVRELASLLADFGLDIVAQTELGVDSAEETGLTFIENAILKARHAAQITGLPAIADDSGLAVDALGGAPGIYSARYAGVDASDQQNLDKLLLTLKDVPDEQRRASFHCVLVYLRHAEDPTPIVCHGSWQGVLTHEAAGSGGFGYDPIFFVPELGKTAAELTREEKNAQSHRGQALRLLLDALRNA, encoded by the coding sequence ATGCAAAAAGTGGTTTTGGCTACCGGAAACCCCGGTAAAGTGCGCGAGCTCGCCAGCTTGCTGGCCGATTTCGGTCTGGATATTGTGGCTCAGACTGAGCTAGGTGTGGATTCCGCCGAAGAAACCGGCCTGACCTTTATCGAAAACGCCATCCTGAAAGCACGTCATGCAGCACAAATCACAGGATTGCCAGCGATTGCCGATGATTCCGGTCTGGCTGTCGATGCGCTGGGCGGCGCACCTGGCATTTACTCGGCACGCTACGCGGGTGTGGATGCCAGCGACCAGCAAAATCTGGATAAGCTGCTGCTGACACTAAAAGACGTGCCGGACGAACAGCGCCGTGCCAGCTTCCACTGCGTGCTGGTTTATCTGCGCCACGCTGAAGACCCGACGCCGATTGTCTGCCACGGTAGCTGGCAGGGTGTGTTGACGCATGAAGCGGCGGGCAGCGGTGGCTTCGGCTATGACCCGATCTTCTTTGTGCCAGAGCTGGGTAAAACGGCAGCGGAACTGACGCGTGAAGAGAAGAACGCACAGTCTCACCGCGGCCAGGCGCTGCGCCTGTTGCTGGATGCGCTACGCAATGCTTAA
- the yggU gene encoding DUF167 family protein YggU, with translation MSAITRHGDALVIRLYIQPKASRDQIVGLHGDELKVAITAPPVDGQANAHLTKFLAKQFRVAKSLVVIEKGELGRHKQIRITHPQHIPADVAGFIE, from the coding sequence GTGAGTGCCATTACCCGCCACGGCGATGCGCTGGTAATTCGGCTGTATATTCAGCCGAAAGCCAGCCGGGATCAGATCGTGGGTTTGCATGGCGACGAACTAAAAGTCGCCATCACCGCTCCGCCGGTTGATGGGCAGGCCAATGCCCATTTGACCAAATTCCTCGCCAAACAGTTTCGAGTCGCCAAGAGTCTGGTCGTGATTGAAAAAGGCGAACTCGGACGGCATAAACAGATTAGAATTACCCATCCGCAACACATCCCGGCTGACGTCGCGGGCTTCATTGAATAA
- a CDS encoding YggT family protein, which translates to MLTLTFLVKTLVDLYVMVLLLRIWMQWSRSDFYNPLSQFVVKITQPIVGPLRRILPSLGPIDSASLLLAFILTTIKYPLLLLIQVGAISLSPMNLLVGLISLIKSAGYLVFWVIIIRSIMSWVSQGRSPIEYLLHQLTEPLMAPLRRIIPVMGGIDFSAMAVILILYMLNYLGMDLFPGLWFLL; encoded by the coding sequence ATGCTCACGCTGACTTTTCTGGTCAAAACGCTGGTCGACCTCTATGTAATGGTCCTGCTGCTACGCATCTGGATGCAGTGGTCACGCAGCGATTTCTATAACCCGCTGTCGCAGTTTGTCGTCAAAATCACCCAGCCGATTGTCGGGCCGCTACGCCGCATTCTGCCGTCGCTGGGGCCGATTGACAGCGCCTCGCTGCTGCTGGCCTTTATTCTCACGACGATCAAATACCCGTTACTGCTGTTGATTCAGGTTGGCGCGATCTCCCTTAGCCCAATGAACCTGCTGGTCGGGCTCATTTCGCTAATTAAATCCGCGGGCTATCTGGTTTTCTGGGTCATCATCATCCGTTCGATTATGAGCTGGGTCAGCCAGGGCCGTAGCCCCATCGAGTATCTGCTGCATCAGTTGACCGAACCGCTGATGGCGCCGCTCCGCCGCATTATTCCGGTTATGGGCGGCATCGATTTCTCCGCGATGGCGGTGATTCTGATTCTGTATATGCTCAACTATCTGGGCATGGACCTGTTTCCGGGGCTGTGGTTTCTGCTGTGA
- the proC gene encoding pyrroline-5-carboxylate reductase, whose amino-acid sequence MQQRKIAFIGAGNMAQAIIAGLVNGGYPAQHISVCAPSGKNRDALAAQYGVVSSADNVRCAQEADVIVLAVKPQMMATVCAPLREQVNFSGKLVLSIAAGINIARFQALLGEPLNIVRIMPNTPSLVGKGMSGMYAPASVSQADKDFTAQLMQSVGKMCWVESEQGINGVIAAAGSAPAYFFLFMEAMQQEAIRQGFSQATARLLVQQAASGAAALVEANPDTPLSTLRENVTSKGGTTAEALRVFNEQQLTQTVAEAMQAAIARAQEMETLF is encoded by the coding sequence ATGCAGCAACGTAAAATAGCGTTTATTGGTGCCGGGAATATGGCGCAGGCCATTATCGCCGGATTGGTCAACGGCGGTTATCCCGCTCAACACATCAGCGTCTGCGCGCCTTCGGGTAAGAACCGCGATGCGCTGGCTGCACAGTATGGCGTCGTCAGCAGCGCGGACAATGTACGCTGCGCTCAGGAAGCCGACGTCATTGTGCTGGCCGTCAAACCGCAGATGATGGCAACGGTTTGCGCACCGCTACGTGAACAAGTCAACTTCAGCGGTAAGCTGGTGCTGTCAATTGCCGCAGGCATCAACATCGCCCGTTTTCAGGCGCTGCTGGGGGAGCCACTGAATATCGTGCGGATTATGCCAAACACGCCGTCTCTGGTCGGCAAAGGCATGAGCGGGATGTATGCCCCCGCCTCCGTCAGTCAGGCTGATAAAGACTTCACCGCACAGTTGATGCAGAGCGTCGGTAAAATGTGCTGGGTGGAGAGCGAACAAGGTATTAACGGCGTGATCGCCGCAGCGGGTAGCGCACCGGCCTATTTCTTCCTGTTTATGGAAGCGATGCAGCAGGAAGCCATTCGTCAGGGGTTCAGCCAGGCAACGGCTCGCCTACTGGTGCAACAGGCCGCGTCCGGCGCTGCCGCACTGGTTGAAGCCAATCCCGATACGCCGCTATCGACCCTGCGGGAAAATGTGACATCCAAGGGCGGTACCACAGCAGAAGCCTTACGGGTATTTAACGAACAGCAGTTGACGCAAACCGTGGCTGAAGCCATGCAGGCGGCAATTGCTCGCGCACAGGAAATGGAAACGCTTTTTTAA
- a CDS encoding YggS family pyridoxal phosphate-dependent enzyme, with protein sequence MTTIQQNLQDIRQQIATAAAHCARAPEEITLLAVSKTKPVSAIEEAIAAGQRAFGENYVQEGVEKIHYFQENHPDTPLEWHFIGPLQSNKSRLVAENFDWFHTVDRLRIAQRLSEQRPATLPPLNVLLQINISGEPSKSGIMVNELAELAASVAALPNLRLRGLMAIPAPATDYEQQLAVFKQMAVLFQTLSANHPHIDTLSMGMTDDMRAAITAGSTLVRIGTAIFGARDYSAKSV encoded by the coding sequence ATGACGACAATCCAGCAGAATCTACAGGACATCCGGCAGCAAATCGCCACCGCCGCCGCGCATTGCGCGCGGGCACCAGAAGAAATTACGCTACTTGCAGTCAGTAAAACCAAACCTGTGAGCGCGATCGAAGAAGCCATCGCGGCAGGGCAACGGGCGTTTGGCGAGAACTATGTTCAGGAAGGCGTGGAGAAGATCCATTATTTCCAGGAAAACCACCCAGACACACCGTTGGAGTGGCACTTTATCGGCCCGCTACAGTCAAATAAAAGTCGGCTGGTGGCTGAGAATTTTGACTGGTTTCACACCGTGGATCGCCTGCGCATCGCGCAGCGTCTGAGTGAACAACGTCCGGCCACCTTGCCGCCGTTAAACGTTCTGTTGCAGATTAATATCAGCGGCGAACCGAGCAAATCCGGCATTATGGTCAATGAACTCGCGGAACTCGCCGCCAGCGTCGCCGCACTGCCCAACCTGCGCTTGCGTGGCCTGATGGCGATTCCGGCACCGGCAACCGATTATGAGCAGCAGCTTGCTGTTTTCAAGCAAATGGCCGTGCTGTTCCAAACGTTGTCTGCAAATCATCCGCATATTGATACACTTTCTATGGGGATGACGGACGACATGCGTGCGGCGATTACCGCAGGCAGCACATTGGTGCGCATTGGTACGGCAATCTTTGGCGCGCGCGACTATTCGGCCAAAAGCGTATAA
- a CDS encoding type IV pilus twitching motility protein PilT yields MELDEWMARSVKHNASDLHLCSGHPPVLRVDGRLQPENTLPRLTPDQVAQWCDAWLEPAQREQLRQAGQVDGALMLPDGQRLRVNVFRQREGLSAALRVIPSVQPSLDALHAPPVFSTLLEKPNGLLLITGATGSGKSTTLAAMLGALNDRCDRHVITLEDPIEFIHASRRCLIQQREIGAHSASFAQALRAALREDPDVILLGELRDTETIRLALTAAETGHLVLSTLHTRSASQAVDRLIDVFPGEEKAYVRSQLATCLQAVVTQKLLPAAQGGRIALYEVLTATAAVSNLIREGKTHQLPGLIQTGAAAGMQTFEQSYQQRCRDGLISHRFSAGPTTGCAIHP; encoded by the coding sequence ATGGAGTTGGATGAGTGGATGGCGCGTAGTGTAAAACATAATGCCTCGGATCTGCACCTTTGTAGCGGTCACCCGCCGGTGTTACGTGTGGACGGGCGGCTACAGCCTGAAAATACCTTACCACGTTTAACGCCAGATCAGGTGGCACAATGGTGCGATGCCTGGCTCGAACCGGCTCAGCGCGAGCAACTGCGGCAGGCTGGTCAGGTGGATGGAGCATTAATGCTGCCTGATGGGCAACGCCTGCGGGTGAACGTGTTTCGCCAGCGGGAAGGGCTGTCTGCGGCGCTGCGCGTTATTCCATCCGTTCAACCTTCATTGGACGCGCTACACGCGCCACCTGTTTTCTCGACGCTGCTGGAGAAACCGAACGGACTGCTCCTGATTACCGGTGCGACGGGGAGCGGCAAATCCACAACGCTGGCGGCCATGCTTGGGGCGTTAAACGACCGCTGCGATCGCCATGTGATTACGCTGGAGGACCCGATCGAGTTTATCCATGCTAGCCGACGCTGCCTGATTCAACAGCGGGAGATCGGTGCGCACAGCGCGTCGTTTGCGCAGGCATTACGGGCCGCATTGCGGGAGGATCCCGATGTCATTCTGCTGGGAGAACTGCGCGATACGGAGACGATTCGGCTGGCGCTGACGGCGGCGGAAACCGGCCATCTGGTGTTGTCGACGCTGCATACCCGTAGTGCATCGCAGGCGGTCGATCGTCTGATTGACGTCTTTCCTGGTGAAGAGAAAGCCTATGTTCGCAGCCAGTTAGCCACCTGTTTGCAGGCGGTGGTGACGCAAAAGCTGTTGCCTGCTGCGCAAGGGGGGCGAATCGCGCTTTATGAAGTACTGACCGCCACCGCGGCAGTCAGTAACCTGATTCGGGAAGGGAAAACGCACCAGCTCCCCGGCCTGATTCAGACGGGAGCCGCTGCGGGAATGCAAACGTTCGAGCAAAGCTACCAGCAGCGCTGTCGGGATGGGCTTATTTCACACCGTTTTAGCGCTGGGCCGACCACAGGCTGTGCAATCCATCCGTAG